In the genome of Thermoanaerobacterium sp. PSU-2, one region contains:
- a CDS encoding ABC transporter permease yields the protein MSFAISTLEQGLVYGIMALGVYISFKIINFADLTVEGSFTLGAAVTAKLITSGANPVFSIFISIIAGGLAGLITGFLNTKLKITELLAGILTMTALYSINLRIMGKSNIPMLSNRSIFDYFDFAGSYKNILFFGLIVVFMLLLTNYFLQTRTGFALRATGNNQQMVRSMGINTNATITLGLVISNAYIALAGSLVSQYQGFADAGMGIGTLVAGLASVIIGEVLIRERNILWAVISAVVGSIVYRSAIAIALTIGFNPTDLKLLTAILVVVALSLPGLKKIVLSSN from the coding sequence ATGTCTTTTGCCATTTCTACATTAGAGCAGGGGCTTGTCTATGGCATAATGGCACTTGGTGTCTATATATCTTTTAAGATAATAAATTTTGCTGATTTGACTGTAGAGGGCAGCTTCACTTTAGGGGCTGCCGTTACAGCAAAACTCATAACAAGTGGTGCAAACCCTGTTTTTTCTATTTTTATTTCCATCATTGCTGGGGGATTAGCTGGCTTAATCACGGGATTTTTGAATACGAAGCTAAAAATCACGGAGTTATTAGCAGGTATACTTACGATGACTGCTCTTTACTCTATAAACTTGCGCATAATGGGAAAGTCAAACATACCTATGCTTAGCAATAGATCTATATTTGACTACTTTGATTTTGCAGGAAGCTATAAAAACATACTATTTTTTGGACTTATTGTTGTTTTTATGTTGCTTTTGACAAATTATTTTTTGCAGACGCGGACGGGATTTGCTCTAAGGGCCACAGGAAACAATCAGCAGATGGTTCGCAGCATGGGAATAAACACAAATGCTACGATTACGCTGGGACTTGTAATATCAAATGCTTATATTGCTTTGGCAGGATCGTTAGTGTCGCAGTATCAAGGCTTTGCCGATGCTGGCATGGGCATTGGAACACTTGTTGCAGGACTTGCTTCTGTCATTATCGGTGAAGTATTGATAAGAGAGAGAAATATATTGTGGGCAGTGATTTCTGCCGTCGTAGGATCGATAGTCTACAGGAGTGCAATAGCAATAGCCCTTACAATAGGATTTAATCCGACAGATCTAAAACTTTTGACTGCCATATTAGTAGTTGTGGCATTGTCACTGCCTGGATTGAAGAAGATTGTTTTAAGCTCTAACTGA